In Methanosarcina barkeri MS, a single window of DNA contains:
- a CDS encoding branched-chain amino acid transporter permease, with product MLNALQMFITIAVIALVTFTTRALPFIFFRSKEPPAMLAVIEKNLPPMILLLLVIYCLKDVQWLTAPYGIPELFTICVVAGLHFWKRNAMLSIFTGTALYMVLVQFNVFSFL from the coding sequence ATGCTGAACGCTCTTCAAATGTTCATTACCATTGCAGTCATAGCGCTTGTAACCTTTACAACCAGAGCTCTTCCGTTTATATTTTTTAGATCAAAGGAACCCCCTGCAATGCTCGCAGTTATTGAAAAAAACCTGCCTCCTATGATTCTCCTGCTGCTTGTCATCTACTGCCTGAAAGATGTTCAATGGCTTACAGCTCCTTACGGGATTCCGGAATTGTTCACCATATGTGTCGTTGCCGGGCTGCATTTCTGGAAAAGAAATGCCATGCTCAGCATCTTTACAGGGACGGCGCTTTATATGGTACTCGTGCAGTTCAACGTTTTTTCGTTTCTCTGA
- a CDS encoding AzlC family ABC transporter permease — translation MVRNEEYKKTGEKNKDLFTTAFKTTIPVLLGYIPLGMAFGFLLDGAGYHWIYAFIMSLFVYAGSGQFLAVALLSAGAGLTEFAIATLLLNFRHAFYGLSLLEKFSGIGKIKPYLIFALTDETYALLTTTDVPQGSSKSKFYFYIAALDHSYWIAGSVLGAVLGSVLDLNIEGMSFVLTALFVVLTIEQYFSSETRFPFIAAVGAGALSLILFSSDNMLLASIVLGTLILIGREKSMQKTQRKQNTQEYRKH, via the coding sequence ATGGTCAGAAATGAGGAGTACAAAAAAACAGGCGAAAAAAATAAAGATCTTTTCACCACCGCCTTCAAAACCACAATTCCTGTGCTTCTCGGGTATATTCCTCTCGGAATGGCTTTTGGATTTCTGCTTGACGGTGCAGGATATCACTGGATTTATGCTTTTATTATGAGCCTCTTTGTCTATGCAGGCTCTGGCCAGTTCCTGGCAGTAGCTTTACTTTCTGCCGGCGCAGGACTAACTGAGTTTGCCATAGCCACGTTGCTTCTGAATTTCAGGCATGCTTTTTACGGTTTGTCCCTGCTTGAGAAGTTTTCCGGTATCGGCAAGATTAAACCTTACCTGATCTTTGCACTAACCGATGAGACATACGCTCTCCTGACCACAACAGATGTTCCGCAGGGCAGCTCAAAATCAAAGTTTTACTTCTATATTGCAGCCCTTGACCACTCATACTGGATCGCAGGTTCAGTTCTGGGAGCTGTACTCGGCTCTGTCCTGGATCTTAATATTGAGGGTATGAGTTTCGTGCTGACTGCGCTATTTGTGGTGCTGACCATAGAGCAATATTTCAGTTCAGAGACACGCTTTCCCTTCATAGCCGCAGTTGGTGCAGGAGCCCTTTCTCTTATTCTGTTCAGCTCCGACAATATGTTGCTTGCCTCAATTGTTCTTGGAACCCTGATCTTGATTGGCAGGGAAAAGTCAATGCAGAAAACACAAAGAAAGCAGAATACACAGGAATATAGGAAACACTGA
- a CDS encoding Mrp/NBP35 family ATP-binding protein translates to MTDKVQPLVSLSKKPTEPKMVINLRRIKHKILIMSGKGGVGKSTVAANLASGLVMHGYRVGLLDCDIHGPTIPTIFGMESMKPEVSEEGIMPVEVLPNLLLMSIGFLLEDKDSPIIWRGPLKMGIIEKLLEDVVWGALDFLIIDLPPGTGDEPLSLALLIPDIDGSVLVTTPQDVALVSVRKSIGFSKELNVPIIGIVDNMHGLICPHCGKPIEVFKNGGVEKASKDFNIPILARLPIEPKVAEMEDKGTVVQEMLKHDTEWQKNFENFVIAVEKILLEK, encoded by the coding sequence ATGACAGATAAGGTTCAACCACTTGTAAGCTTATCGAAAAAACCAACTGAACCCAAAATGGTAATTAACCTCAGACGCATCAAGCATAAGATCCTAATAATGAGTGGGAAAGGCGGAGTTGGGAAAAGCACAGTTGCAGCAAACCTGGCTAGCGGACTGGTTATGCATGGATATAGAGTGGGACTTCTTGATTGTGATATTCACGGCCCGACTATTCCCACAATTTTCGGTATGGAATCTATGAAGCCAGAAGTTAGCGAAGAAGGCATAATGCCAGTTGAGGTTCTTCCCAATCTTTTGTTGATGTCCATAGGTTTTCTACTCGAAGATAAAGACTCTCCCATCATCTGGAGAGGGCCATTAAAAATGGGGATCATCGAAAAGTTACTGGAAGATGTCGTATGGGGAGCTCTCGATTTTCTGATTATAGATCTGCCTCCGGGTACAGGAGACGAACCTTTGAGCCTGGCTTTGCTGATCCCAGATATTGATGGTTCGGTACTTGTAACAACTCCTCAGGACGTAGCTCTCGTCAGCGTCCGCAAATCAATCGGATTTTCTAAAGAACTCAATGTTCCTATTATAGGTATTGTCGACAATATGCATGGGTTGATCTGTCCTCACTGCGGCAAGCCAATAGAAGTGTTTAAAAATGGAGGAGTGGAAAAAGCTTCAAAGGATTTCAATATCCCTATCCTTGCCAGACTTCCGATAGAGCCAAAAGTCGCAGAAATGGAAGATAAGGGCACAGTTGTCCAGGAAATGCTTAAACACGACACTGAATGGCAGAAGAACTTTGAAAATTTTGTGATTGCAGTAGAAAAAATCCTGCTGGAAAAGTAA
- a CDS encoding DUF2769 domain-containing protein: protein MSNMSKSIEVPYIASNLERCMCSQCPVQSESACALEKMGNFKSEAKNLGEGKAPSPQSVPGVYCSAGEAICKDLNPNKDCICYTCPVWKEHNLENANVVKYYCGNGKA from the coding sequence ATGAGTAATATGAGTAAATCCATAGAAGTTCCATATATTGCATCAAATCTCGAAAGATGTATGTGTTCTCAGTGCCCTGTACAATCTGAGAGTGCATGTGCACTGGAAAAAATGGGAAACTTCAAAAGTGAAGCGAAAAATTTAGGAGAAGGTAAAGCTCCATCGCCGCAAAGTGTTCCTGGAGTCTATTGTTCGGCAGGTGAAGCTATCTGTAAAGACCTAAATCCTAACAAAGACTGCATTTGTTATACTTGTCCTGTCTGGAAAGAGCACAATCTGGAGAATGCAAACGTAGTTAAGTATTACTGTGGTAACGGTAAGGCTTAA
- a CDS encoding response regulator, which yields MDKTKILVVEDQTIVALNIKNRLKNLGYAVPNTVVSGKEAIREAELTNADLVLMDIMLKGDMDGIEAARIIKSRFGIPIIYLTACTDFENFERAKLTDPEGYILKPFKEEDLCKNIEIALLKSRSKKKK from the coding sequence ATGGACAAAACAAAAATTCTGGTTGTTGAAGACCAGACTATTGTGGCTCTGAACATTAAAAACCGATTAAAAAATTTAGGGTATGCTGTTCCGAATACTGTGGTTTCAGGGAAAGAAGCGATACGAGAAGCTGAGCTTACAAACGCTGATCTCGTTTTGATGGATATTATGCTAAAAGGAGATATGGATGGAATTGAAGCGGCACGAATTATTAAATCACGCTTTGGAATACCCATAATTTACCTTACTGCCTGTACAGATTTTGAGAACTTCGAACGAGCAAAGCTAACAGATCCAGAGGGATATATTTTGAAACCTTTCAAAGAAGAAGACCTATGCAAAAATATAGAGATTGCTCTTCTGAAAAGCCGGTCAAAAAAGAAAAAATAA
- the thiI gene encoding tRNA uracil 4-sulfurtransferase ThiI — translation MTDNFNEIEAKPKADAYTSRENKHTPEDYIGNPDNPGSDPSSLKSEISSNVVIVRYGELALKSTGVRNWYEKILMKNIAAMLDSRDIPYSQIRREWGRIFIETKDFRAAEAAADVFGIVSTSPALTTEPTLESAASVCATLAKDLVLEGESFAVRARRSGNHPFSSVDIGRTCGDAVWSALEKKGRHPKVDLSSPDKEVFVEMRQNLAYVYLETFKGVGGLPLGTQGSMVVLMSGGLDSPVAAWLMMKRGVMIIPVYCNTSPYAENAARERAFECIRQLQKWAPGYQFKTYELPHGPNLRTFIDICNRKNTCLLCKRMMYREAYEVMKKEGANGIITGSSLGQVASQTAANMYAEIYQLAIPIYHPLIAFDKTEIIDIARKIGTYDISSRPAGSCTAVPERPEIGANYDLVVTEEQKMDIKTMVFNAMKAAKVLKL, via the coding sequence ATGACAGATAATTTCAATGAGATCGAAGCAAAGCCTAAGGCTGATGCCTATACCTCGAGAGAAAACAAGCATACGCCGGAAGATTACATCGGAAATCCAGATAACCCTGGTTCCGACCCCTCTTCTTTAAAGTCGGAAATTTCATCGAATGTAGTCATAGTTCGGTATGGCGAATTAGCCCTTAAAAGTACAGGAGTTCGAAACTGGTATGAGAAAATTCTTATGAAGAATATTGCGGCAATGCTGGATTCTCGAGATATTCCATATTCCCAGATACGTAGGGAATGGGGCCGAATATTCATCGAGACTAAGGATTTCCGTGCGGCTGAAGCAGCTGCTGACGTTTTTGGAATTGTCTCTACTTCTCCTGCATTGACAACTGAGCCTACTCTTGAGAGTGCAGCCAGTGTATGTGCTACTCTGGCTAAGGACCTGGTTTTAGAAGGCGAATCTTTTGCGGTCAGGGCTAGAAGAAGCGGAAACCATCCTTTTTCTTCGGTTGACATAGGCAGAACCTGTGGAGATGCTGTCTGGAGTGCTCTGGAAAAAAAAGGAAGGCATCCTAAGGTTGACCTGAGTTCTCCTGATAAGGAAGTTTTCGTCGAAATGCGGCAAAATCTCGCTTACGTCTATCTGGAAACATTCAAAGGAGTAGGGGGTCTTCCTCTCGGCACGCAAGGAAGTATGGTTGTTTTAATGTCCGGCGGGCTTGACTCTCCGGTTGCAGCCTGGCTTATGATGAAACGCGGAGTTATGATTATTCCGGTATACTGCAATACTTCACCCTATGCCGAGAATGCCGCAAGAGAACGTGCTTTTGAATGTATTCGCCAGCTCCAGAAATGGGCTCCAGGGTATCAGTTTAAGACATATGAGCTTCCTCACGGTCCCAATCTTCGGACCTTTATCGACATCTGCAACCGAAAAAATACCTGTCTTCTCTGCAAACGCATGATGTACAGGGAAGCCTATGAGGTTATGAAAAAAGAAGGTGCAAACGGAATTATTACCGGTTCTTCCCTGGGTCAGGTAGCTTCCCAGACTGCTGCCAATATGTATGCTGAAATCTATCAGCTTGCTATCCCTATTTACCATCCTTTGATTGCCTTTGATAAGACAGAGATAATAGACATTGCCCGCAAAATCGGAACCTATGATATTTCCAGTCGACCCGCAGGCAGTTGCACTGCTGTGCCTGAGCGGCCTGAAATAGGAGCAAACTACGACCTTGTAGTAACTGAAGAACAAAAAATGGATATCAAGACTATGGTTTTCAATGCTATGAAAGCAGCAAAAGTCCTTAAACTCTGA
- a CDS encoding tetratricopeptide repeat protein, protein MSSVKINNLIVGSFILLALILYFFSGFLSIAGAVTGKELVVEDNERNEAHKKTEVAPDLYEIMAQRPSSIEGLIDKGNAVYSLKKYQLSVNCYNDALKIDPNSSLAWYGKGRSLAELGKNEQAVNCYEKALSTFPASSENWYNKGNKQLELKKYVEAINCYDKSFAANAYLSTVWYRKALASEQLGLNQETLNSYDKSIELNSNSSSSMQMQGMAYLGLEKYPEAIECFDSALNITPENAELWYQKGVVLDKSGDDETAIDCYDKAISFNPDMASAWHNKGFNLEKMEIYDEALTCYEFVLLSEPENLDVLQRKGVCLEKLGRNDEALQCYDEVLVYNPDNSEVWYSKGSLLNKTGQYDAAIECYDKALNPDTGIQVEEIGSDSLEQLRIYEAALPSYPENPEFKSSTVKIWYEKALSFDKLEKYESAIECYDKVLETESGHAVVWYMKGLDLEKLGRYEETIECYDRALKLDSRYAKVWYQKGLDSSKIKDYKDAVESYDKALEIDENYTLSWAGKAFALAKLVEYESSLTCYNKVLGAVPSSAVAWYNKGLVLDELGKHEEASECYNQTLLIDPEYSAARFKLNMERNSTEDSTETPIPEHVKNNSADANPAQILSGGFWAYLLNYEYASPEDHAEPSEDLNLFSPEISYDAVWYGKASIYSKLGMYDDALNSYDMALTINPTRAGVWYEKGSILDRLGRSEEALECYRKALDLDPHSSTALYGIASNVGGLGQLEEAVSYYDQLLALNSSDSDAILGKGFALSNLSRYEEAISCYTTLLKSEPENLEALRSRALALSKSNKSNDALADYDRIIKLQPENSQVLAEKASLLEALGRYQESAACYERILKISPGNREIIFKQGKALGNSGDFEGAVGCYDRILALDTGNVDAYNNKGFVLYKLKKYQQAIDCYSKALEYSPDNVTAWYFQGCTYLTLSSNKAALNCFNKTVQLKPDCITAWYNKGYIHNMMGEAEEAVSCYDYVLAINPNSPSALYNKRFALYTLKKLDEAAACKAKLDEIDPGFVDALQERGTKFFLPEYYNSILNYSLPSRWYGGEENVSGNVSTNTTAPSQSGKITEPSDSLENNSSNYDTTEFADGQESEDLTELDDEQESEDSELDNGQESEDSELDDEQESEDSDYWYVPEPDE, encoded by the coding sequence ATGAGCTCAGTTAAGATAAATAATTTGATTGTTGGTTCTTTTATTCTCCTCGCATTGATATTATATTTCTTTTCAGGTTTTTTATCTATAGCAGGAGCTGTTACAGGTAAGGAACTGGTTGTAGAAGACAATGAGAGGAATGAAGCTCATAAAAAGACTGAAGTCGCTCCTGATCTTTATGAGATAATGGCACAGCGCCCATCTTCTATAGAAGGCTTGATTGATAAGGGAAATGCGGTATACTCTCTTAAAAAATATCAACTCTCTGTAAATTGCTATAATGATGCACTTAAGATCGATCCTAATTCCTCATTGGCCTGGTATGGAAAAGGACGTTCTCTGGCCGAACTGGGAAAGAATGAACAAGCAGTCAATTGTTATGAAAAGGCTCTTTCTACCTTTCCGGCCTCTTCCGAAAACTGGTATAACAAGGGTAACAAACAGCTTGAGCTAAAGAAATATGTTGAGGCTATCAACTGCTATGACAAAAGCTTTGCTGCCAATGCCTATCTCTCCACAGTGTGGTACCGAAAAGCTCTTGCTTCTGAACAGCTGGGGCTTAATCAGGAAACTCTAAACTCCTATGACAAATCTATTGAACTGAATTCCAATTCTTCCAGCTCTATGCAGATGCAGGGAATGGCTTACCTCGGGCTTGAAAAGTATCCTGAGGCAATTGAATGCTTTGACAGCGCTCTTAATATCACTCCTGAAAACGCTGAACTCTGGTATCAAAAAGGTGTAGTTCTTGATAAGTCCGGTGATGACGAAACTGCAATAGACTGTTATGATAAAGCAATTTCTTTTAATCCGGATATGGCAAGTGCCTGGCATAATAAAGGTTTTAACCTTGAAAAGATGGAAATTTATGATGAGGCGCTTACTTGCTACGAGTTTGTTCTTCTGTCAGAGCCTGAAAATCTTGATGTTTTACAGAGAAAAGGTGTATGCCTTGAAAAGCTCGGGAGAAATGATGAAGCTCTTCAATGTTATGACGAGGTTCTGGTCTACAATCCTGACAATTCCGAGGTCTGGTATAGTAAAGGCTCTCTGCTTAATAAGACCGGTCAGTATGACGCTGCAATAGAATGCTATGATAAGGCGCTTAACCCGGACACAGGGATTCAGGTTGAAGAAATCGGAAGTGATTCACTCGAACAGCTAAGAATTTACGAAGCTGCACTTCCGTCTTATCCTGAAAATCCTGAGTTTAAGTCATCTACAGTTAAGATCTGGTACGAGAAAGCCCTATCTTTTGATAAGCTTGAAAAATACGAATCTGCGATTGAATGTTATGACAAGGTTCTTGAAACTGAGTCCGGACATGCTGTTGTCTGGTATATGAAAGGCCTGGACCTTGAAAAGCTTGGCAGGTATGAAGAGACAATTGAATGCTATGACCGAGCCCTGAAACTGGATTCCAGGTATGCTAAAGTCTGGTACCAGAAAGGCTTGGACTCTTCAAAAATCAAAGACTATAAAGATGCAGTCGAAAGCTATGATAAAGCTCTCGAGATTGACGAAAACTATACCCTTTCCTGGGCTGGTAAGGCTTTTGCCTTGGCAAAACTTGTAGAATACGAAAGTTCACTCACATGTTACAACAAAGTCCTTGGGGCTGTGCCCAGCAGTGCAGTTGCCTGGTATAATAAAGGGCTTGTTCTTGATGAACTCGGAAAGCACGAAGAAGCTTCAGAATGCTATAACCAGACTCTCCTGATCGATCCCGAATATTCGGCTGCACGCTTTAAGTTAAATATGGAACGGAACTCAACAGAAGACTCAACAGAAACTCCAATACCAGAGCACGTTAAAAACAATAGTGCAGATGCCAATCCTGCCCAGATTCTTTCTGGAGGTTTCTGGGCTTATCTTCTGAACTATGAATACGCAAGCCCAGAGGACCATGCCGAGCCTTCCGAAGATTTGAACCTGTTTAGTCCCGAGATCAGTTACGATGCTGTATGGTATGGAAAGGCCTCAATCTACAGTAAACTCGGAATGTACGACGATGCACTTAATTCTTATGATATGGCACTTACAATTAATCCTACACGTGCTGGGGTCTGGTATGAAAAAGGCTCGATACTTGATAGGCTAGGCAGAAGTGAGGAAGCCCTGGAATGCTACAGGAAAGCCCTGGATCTTGATCCACATTCAAGTACAGCTCTTTACGGGATCGCTTCTAATGTAGGTGGTCTTGGACAGCTTGAAGAAGCGGTCAGTTACTATGACCAATTGCTTGCTCTAAACTCCAGCGACTCAGATGCCATTCTTGGAAAAGGTTTTGCCCTCTCGAATCTGAGCAGGTATGAGGAGGCAATTTCCTGTTATACTACGCTTCTCAAATCTGAGCCTGAAAATCTTGAAGCTCTCAGAAGTCGGGCTCTTGCTCTATCAAAATCCAATAAATCCAATGACGCACTGGCAGATTACGATCGAATAATTAAGCTTCAACCTGAAAATTCCCAGGTCCTGGCTGAGAAAGCCTCTTTACTTGAGGCACTTGGCAGGTATCAGGAAAGTGCTGCATGTTATGAGAGAATACTTAAAATCTCACCGGGCAACAGGGAAATAATTTTCAAACAGGGAAAAGCCCTGGGGAACAGCGGAGACTTTGAGGGGGCAGTAGGCTGTTACGATAGAATTCTTGCGCTGGACACGGGAAATGTGGATGCCTACAATAACAAAGGCTTTGTGCTCTATAAGCTGAAAAAATATCAGCAAGCTATTGACTGTTACAGTAAAGCTCTGGAATATAGTCCAGATAATGTTACAGCCTGGTATTTCCAGGGATGCACTTATCTCACGTTAAGCAGCAATAAAGCAGCCCTTAATTGTTTCAACAAAACAGTACAGCTTAAACCTGATTGTATCACGGCCTGGTATAACAAAGGATACATTCATAACATGATGGGAGAAGCTGAAGAAGCAGTTTCATGCTATGACTATGTCCTTGCAATTAACCCGAACTCACCTTCGGCCCTTTACAATAAACGGTTTGCACTTTATACTCTAAAGAAATTAGATGAGGCTGCTGCATGCAAGGCAAAATTAGATGAAATCGATCCTGGTTTTGTGGATGCTTTGCAGGAAAGAGGAACTAAGTTCTTCCTTCCTGAGTATTATAATAGCATTCTGAACTACTCCTTGCCTTCAAGATGGTACGGAGGAGAAGAAAATGTCTCAGGAAATGTAAGTACAAACACGACTGCACCTTCTCAATCAGGAAAGATAACTGAACCCTCTGACAGTCTGGAAAATAATAGCAGTAATTATGATACTACGGAGTTTGCTGATGGACAGGAGAGTGAGGATCTTACGGAGCTTGATGATGAACAGGAAAGTGAAGATTCGGAACTTGATAATGGACAGGAAAGTGAAGATTCTGAGCTTGATGATGAACAGGAAAGTGAGGATTCAGATTACTGGTATGTTCCCGAACCTGATGAGTGA
- a CDS encoding type 1 glutamine amidotransferase: MKVHVLQHSSINTLGTIEEYTKTKNNRLESTRFYETISPPELESFDLLIIMGGPIGVYDYKDNPWLRDEKAFIKQAIEAGKTILGICLGAQLLADILGARVYENRHVEMGWFPVRASGGENKPKFFEGLPDKIMFFHWHSRTFDLPAGAVQLFESEGCRNQGFIYNDRVIALQFHPEVNEDRILSLIKWFGDGMENGPFVQKKEEMLGKKEYLDATKKFMFLILDKLKKLI, translated from the coding sequence ATGAAAGTCCATGTCCTCCAGCACTCTTCAATAAACACCCTCGGCACCATTGAAGAGTATACAAAAACTAAAAATAACAGGCTTGAATCAACCCGTTTTTACGAAACGATAAGCCCTCCAGAGCTTGAATCATTTGACCTTCTTATCATCATGGGTGGCCCGATTGGAGTTTACGACTATAAAGATAATCCCTGGCTGAGAGATGAAAAAGCGTTTATCAAGCAGGCAATTGAAGCAGGAAAAACTATACTGGGAATCTGCCTTGGCGCACAATTACTTGCCGACATCCTCGGAGCCCGCGTGTATGAAAACAGGCACGTGGAAATGGGCTGGTTTCCTGTAAGGGCATCTGGAGGCGAGAATAAGCCGAAATTTTTTGAAGGGCTGCCGGACAAGATCATGTTTTTTCACTGGCATTCCAGGACATTTGACCTTCCTGCAGGGGCCGTTCAACTTTTTGAAAGCGAAGGCTGTAGGAATCAGGGGTTTATCTACAATGACAGAGTTATAGCGCTTCAGTTTCATCCTGAAGTAAATGAAGACAGAATTCTGAGTTTGATCAAGTGGTTTGGGGATGGGATGGAAAATGGACCGTTTGTACAGAAAAAAGAGGAAATGCTCGGGAAAAAAGAATATCTGGATGCCACAAAGAAATTTATGTTTTTGATTCTGGATAAACTTAAAAAACTGATATAA